From Acidobacteriota bacterium, the proteins below share one genomic window:
- the hemA gene encoding glutamyl-tRNA reductase: MLILLGASHRSAPLEIRERLAISRADLPGGLVRLTEVDGVEEGLIFSTCNRTEILIRTDQSLDAMRPGLRAFVAGQHAVNERQLEEHTYELTGESAIRHLFRVASGLDSMILGEPQITGQIKRAYDAAREQRATGAILDRLLQHGFSTAKRVRTETAIARNPVSMATAAVSLARKVFGGIEGHRVLVLGTGEIACLLARHLQGQGIGSLFIASRSYSRAVTTSAELGAEPTHWGRIMERVEEVDMVVSCTGAAEQVITREELSPVLRRRRARPLFLIDLAVPRDIDPEIRRLEPVYLYDVDALQGIVDSNLGERQTAAREAGEIVEQEVDSFVRWRRSLSVTPQIVRLRKDVATTVDHEIARFLKQHAPIDSELEQAVRRLVGRVSQKLIHGPIRQLRDAASGGDEESNSEDGPRQVFRGGKER; encoded by the coding sequence ATGCTGATCCTGCTGGGAGCCAGTCATCGATCCGCCCCGCTCGAGATCCGTGAGCGCCTCGCGATCTCCCGTGCCGACCTGCCGGGTGGCCTCGTCCGTCTCACCGAGGTGGATGGGGTCGAGGAGGGGCTGATCTTCTCGACCTGCAACCGGACGGAGATTCTGATCCGTACCGATCAATCGCTGGATGCGATGCGACCCGGCCTCCGGGCGTTCGTCGCCGGCCAACACGCGGTCAACGAGCGACAACTCGAGGAGCACACCTACGAGCTGACCGGCGAGTCCGCCATCCGACATTTGTTTCGTGTCGCCAGTGGGTTGGACTCCATGATCCTGGGCGAGCCCCAGATCACCGGCCAGATCAAGCGGGCCTATGACGCCGCCCGCGAGCAACGGGCGACGGGCGCGATCCTCGATCGATTGCTCCAGCACGGATTCTCGACGGCCAAGAGAGTCCGGACCGAGACGGCCATCGCGCGGAACCCGGTGTCGATGGCGACGGCGGCGGTCTCGCTGGCCCGCAAAGTGTTCGGCGGCATCGAGGGGCATCGAGTGCTGGTGTTGGGGACCGGAGAGATCGCCTGCCTCCTCGCCAGGCATTTGCAGGGCCAGGGCATCGGCTCTCTGTTCATCGCAAGTCGAAGCTACTCGCGGGCCGTCACGACCAGCGCCGAGCTGGGGGCCGAGCCGACACACTGGGGAAGGATCATGGAGCGTGTCGAGGAAGTCGACATGGTCGTCAGTTGCACCGGGGCGGCGGAGCAGGTGATCACACGGGAGGAGTTGTCCCCCGTCCTTCGTCGTCGTCGCGCGCGACCGCTGTTTCTCATCGACCTCGCGGTCCCGAGGGATATCGATCCTGAGATCCGCCGGCTGGAACCGGTCTACCTCTATGACGTCGACGCCCTGCAGGGCATCGTCGATTCCAATCTCGGCGAACGTCAGACGGCCGCACGGGAGGCGGGAGAGATCGTCGAGCAAGAGGTCGACTCGTTCGTTCGCTGGCGACGATCCCTGAGCGTCACGCCGCAGATCGTTCGCCTACGTAAGGATGTAGCGACGACCGTCGACCATGAGATCGCGCGTTTCCTCAAACAGCATGCGCCTATCGATTCGGAACTGGAGCAGGCGGTGCGTCGTCTGGTGGGGCGGGTCAGTCAGAAATTGATTCATGGTCCGATCCGTCAGCTTCGCGATGCCGCCAGCGGCGGCGACGAGGAGTCGAACTCGGAGGATGGGCCGCGACAGGTCTTTCGCGGGGGGAAGGAGCGTTGA
- the ccsA gene encoding cytochrome c biogenesis protein CcsA codes for MVDIALATAIVGHIATWFLVIATTLGGSHSARVLASGTAILVWIAHLMALIGTVLGDSPQSVGNLAGFFLVGGWVVSCLHLYVWFRRKADVAGWVLPPVAAMAAVGALRAGTTLSSADPDSGRWLLVHISLSALALGVLCLAFVMSLLFLAQDRALKSRQGMNWVDRLPALREADRVGQVGLVVGFVLLTAGIASGFIVHGGVTSEGLTANPKQAFALLTWLIFAAVIAARGWLGIRGRRSAYMTIAGFALGILTVVGMVP; via the coding sequence ATGGTAGACATCGCGCTGGCGACCGCAATCGTGGGGCATATCGCTACATGGTTCCTGGTCATCGCCACGACCCTCGGCGGGAGTCACTCGGCTCGGGTGCTGGCATCCGGCACGGCGATCCTCGTCTGGATCGCCCATCTGATGGCGTTGATCGGAACCGTCCTCGGAGATTCACCGCAGAGCGTCGGCAATCTCGCGGGGTTCTTCCTGGTCGGCGGCTGGGTCGTTTCTTGTCTCCATCTCTACGTCTGGTTTCGCCGCAAGGCCGACGTGGCCGGCTGGGTGTTGCCTCCGGTGGCCGCCATGGCGGCGGTGGGAGCGCTGCGGGCCGGCACGACCCTATCGAGCGCCGATCCGGACTCGGGTCGTTGGCTTCTCGTTCATATTTCGTTGTCGGCGTTGGCTCTCGGGGTTCTCTGCCTCGCGTTCGTCATGAGTCTGCTCTTCCTGGCGCAGGACCGTGCGCTGAAGTCCCGACAGGGAATGAACTGGGTCGATCGTCTACCGGCCTTGCGTGAGGCCGATCGGGTGGGCCAGGTCGGGCTGGTGGTCGGGTTCGTGCTGTTGACCGCAGGGATCGCCAGCGGATTCATCGTGCATGGCGGGGTGACGTCCGAGGGTCTCACGGCCAATCCCAAACAGGCCTTCGCTCTCCTGACGTGGCTCATCTTCGCCGCTGTCATCGCCGCCCGCGGGTGGCTGGGGATTCGGGGTCGGCGGTCGGCGTACATGACGATTGCCGGTTTCGCGCTCGGTATTCTCACGGTCGTCGGGATGGTGCCCTGA
- a CDS encoding 1-deoxy-D-xylulose-5-phosphate reductoisomerase gives MKRLVILGSTGSIGVSTLDIVANHPTLFSVRGLAAGRQVEKLAQQVKRFQPEWVSVADAEAAERLADLIDDGPRIVHGPEGLLEIVGIDDVEMVVSAIVGAAGMPPTLRALAKGVDVALANKEALVVAGRHMTAAAHSAGARILPVDSEHNALHQCLRGEDDAEVAALWLTASGGPFRGRKKDELTQVTAEQALAHPTWEMGPKISIDSATLMNKGLEVIEAHWLFGLPPERIRVVVHPQSVVHSMVEFVDGSFKAQLGVADMRHPIQYALTWPERRAGTLDRFDPVAVSRWTFEEPDLDAFPCLSLAYAALRQGGAACAILNAANEVAVDAFLAGKIGFAEIPKILSAVMLAHRDADDATIERLLEADAAARETAWRFVEQGVCT, from the coding sequence GTGAAGCGACTCGTCATCCTCGGTAGCACGGGCTCGATCGGCGTTAGCACGCTGGACATCGTTGCCAACCACCCGACGCTGTTCTCCGTGCGGGGGCTGGCCGCCGGGCGTCAGGTCGAGAAGTTGGCGCAGCAGGTTAAACGTTTTCAGCCGGAATGGGTTTCCGTCGCCGATGCCGAGGCTGCGGAGCGACTCGCCGATCTGATCGACGATGGACCGCGCATCGTCCACGGCCCCGAGGGGTTACTCGAGATCGTCGGCATCGACGACGTGGAGATGGTCGTTAGCGCGATCGTCGGCGCCGCCGGCATGCCACCGACGTTACGGGCCCTCGCGAAGGGTGTCGATGTGGCACTGGCCAACAAGGAGGCGCTTGTGGTCGCCGGGCGTCACATGACCGCGGCGGCACACAGCGCCGGCGCGCGAATCCTGCCCGTGGATAGCGAGCACAACGCGCTGCACCAGTGTCTCCGAGGCGAGGACGACGCCGAGGTGGCCGCGCTGTGGCTGACCGCATCCGGTGGACCGTTCCGCGGCAGGAAGAAAGATGAATTGACCCAGGTGACGGCGGAACAGGCTCTCGCGCATCCGACCTGGGAAATGGGCCCGAAGATCAGCATCGACTCCGCGACACTGATGAACAAGGGACTCGAGGTGATCGAGGCGCACTGGCTGTTCGGCCTGCCGCCGGAACGCATCCGTGTCGTGGTGCACCCGCAGAGCGTCGTCCATTCGATGGTGGAGTTTGTGGATGGCTCGTTCAAGGCCCAGCTCGGCGTCGCGGACATGCGTCACCCGATCCAGTACGCGTTGACCTGGCCCGAGCGCCGGGCCGGGACGCTGGACCGTTTTGACCCGGTCGCAGTATCGCGCTGGACCTTCGAAGAGCCGGACCTGGATGCGTTTCCCTGCCTCTCGCTGGCGTACGCGGCCCTGAGGCAGGGTGGCGCCGCGTGTGCCATCCTCAATGCGGCCAACGAGGTCGCGGTCGATGCCTTCCTCGCGGGCAAGATCGGGTTTGCCGAGATTCCAAAGATCCTTTCGGCCGTCATGTTGGCTCACCGGGATGCCGACGACGCCACGATCGAACGACTACTGGAAGCGGATGCGGCCGCACGCGAGACGGCGTGGCGATTCGTCGAGCAAGGAGTCTGTACGTGA
- a CDS encoding site-2 protease family protein produces MAIRRARSLYVMGGFFQALFAFVVVLAPLVFIHELGHFLVAKAFRIGVPVFSLGFGPRLLGFRRKETDYRLSLIPLGGYVRLSGDESDEHRVGAPEEFLSRPRWQRFLVFVAGATFNIILAFVVFWGYFAFYGKIDVPQVYPQITDVVEGSPAEGAGLELGDTVVSIEGSDVRNAQVFLDHYLMDIKLRPKDEIGMEIERGGVRQSLRLATGLDPEDGSGDPGFGVSWLGGAPAIIELVSPGEPAETAGLLPGDHIVAAGGSEGIGRLELQLLLIKSPDQAVALGVMRDGQRVDIDVTPKFVEGRGGMIGIQFTAIQAARIDLTLGEAASESIATNIALSKTLFVVLKRLVTGRVSTKTLSGPIGIAQVAKDALRAGGETFLYLLGFFSLQLGILNLLPIPVLDGGHILILGVESVMRRDLSDMIKERVMQVGLVFLLLFMGLVIVQDIVKTL; encoded by the coding sequence GTGGCGATTCGTCGAGCAAGGAGTCTGTACGTGATGGGCGGGTTCTTCCAGGCGTTGTTCGCCTTCGTCGTGGTGCTGGCACCTCTGGTGTTCATTCACGAATTGGGGCACTTCCTCGTCGCCAAGGCGTTCCGCATCGGTGTGCCGGTCTTCTCGCTGGGCTTCGGTCCGCGTCTCCTCGGGTTTCGTCGAAAGGAGACGGATTATCGTCTCTCGCTGATTCCGCTCGGTGGCTACGTCCGCCTGAGTGGCGACGAGTCCGACGAACATCGCGTCGGGGCACCGGAGGAGTTCCTGTCCCGACCGCGTTGGCAACGATTCCTGGTCTTCGTCGCCGGTGCGACGTTCAACATCATTCTTGCGTTCGTCGTCTTCTGGGGCTACTTCGCGTTCTACGGCAAGATCGACGTCCCGCAGGTCTATCCACAGATCACCGATGTCGTCGAGGGCTCTCCGGCGGAAGGGGCCGGACTGGAGCTCGGGGATACGGTCGTCTCCATCGAAGGGTCCGACGTCCGCAATGCACAGGTCTTCCTCGATCACTACCTGATGGACATCAAGCTTCGTCCGAAGGATGAGATCGGGATGGAGATCGAGCGCGGGGGAGTTCGTCAGTCCTTGCGATTGGCGACCGGTCTCGATCCCGAAGACGGCTCCGGGGATCCCGGCTTCGGCGTGAGCTGGCTTGGCGGTGCGCCGGCCATCATCGAACTGGTCAGCCCCGGGGAACCTGCAGAGACTGCCGGGTTGCTCCCCGGGGATCACATCGTCGCTGCCGGTGGCTCGGAGGGGATCGGGCGACTCGAGTTGCAACTGCTCCTGATCAAGTCGCCGGATCAGGCGGTCGCTCTGGGTGTGATGCGCGATGGGCAACGCGTCGATATCGACGTCACCCCGAAGTTCGTCGAGGGGCGCGGCGGGATGATCGGGATTCAGTTCACCGCGATACAGGCGGCACGAATCGATCTGACCCTGGGGGAGGCGGCGTCCGAGTCCATCGCCACGAACATCGCCCTCTCGAAAACGTTGTTTGTGGTGTTGAAGCGATTGGTTACGGGGCGGGTCTCGACGAAAACGCTCTCGGGTCCCATCGGAATCGCCCAGGTCGCCAAGGATGCCCTGCGGGCCGGTGGGGAGACGTTCCTTTATCTGCTGGGTTTCTTCAGTCTCCAGTTGGGGATCCTTAACCTGTTGCCGATCCCCGTTCTGGATGGCGGTCACATCTTGATCCTCGGCGTCGAGTCGGTGATGCGACGCGACCTCTCGGACATGATCAAGGAACGGGTCATGCAGGTGGGGCTGGTCTTCCTGCTCCTGTTCATGGGGTTGGTCATCGTTCAGGACATCGTCAAGACGCTCTGA
- a CDS encoding helix-hairpin-helix domain-containing protein gives MRSSWRSLQKYLVSLCLIGSLAGTLGLAAEPEDAAKRASASKSERQTVVLNQATVEQLQTLPGVGPSIARRIVEFRDQHGAFERLEDLMRVKGVGEKTFLKLKPHLKLGKSSG, from the coding sequence ATGCGAAGTTCCTGGAGATCGTTGCAGAAGTATCTCGTTTCATTGTGTCTGATCGGTTCGCTGGCCGGCACGCTGGGTCTGGCGGCCGAGCCGGAGGATGCCGCAAAGCGTGCGTCCGCATCGAAGAGTGAGCGGCAGACGGTCGTCCTCAACCAGGCGACCGTCGAACAGCTTCAGACGCTTCCCGGAGTCGGGCCGTCGATCGCCAGACGGATCGTCGAGTTTCGCGATCAGCACGGAGCCTTCGAGCGGCTCGAGGACCTGATGCGGGTCAAGGGTGTCGGAGAGAAGACGTTCCTCAAGCTCAAGCCACACCTGAAGCTCGGGAAAAGCTCGGGTTGA
- a CDS encoding four helix bundle protein: protein MTEDGHVASFRAADAYAVEVVRAAQRIGTGRDATLLRELRRSALRCGGALVAASVAHPTSVTAKASLEAARGALAEGGYYLYLARRFGLLDARGYRALRVRQEAALKELTGLLDRSSSSVEAPEP from the coding sequence ATGACCGAGGATGGACACGTCGCGTCGTTTCGGGCGGCCGATGCCTACGCGGTGGAGGTCGTTCGGGCGGCCCAACGGATCGGGACCGGTCGCGATGCGACCCTCCTGAGAGAGCTGCGTCGCTCCGCGTTGCGTTGTGGGGGAGCCCTGGTGGCGGCGTCGGTCGCCCACCCGACCTCCGTCACCGCCAAGGCATCCCTCGAGGCGGCCCGGGGGGCGTTGGCGGAAGGGGGCTATTACCTCTATCTGGCCCGCCGTTTCGGCCTGCTGGATGCCCGAGGCTATCGGGCGCTACGGGTGCGACAGGAGGCGGCCCTCAAGGAGCTCACCGGGCTACTGGATCGGTCCTCTTCGTCTGTTGAGGCACCTGAGCCCTGA